GCAGCGACTCCTGGACCAGCGCGCGCTCGGCGAGCACGGATTCGGCCGCCGCCGCGGCGTAGAGGTCGGGGAGGCGGTCGCGCCGGGTGGCGGCCGCGGCGATCTCGGGGTCGGTCACCGAGACGATCAGCACCCGGTGCCGCTGCGCCAGCACCGGCAGCACGGGCAGCAGATTCTCCTCGACCGCGGCGCCGTCGAGGCTGGTGAACCAGACGACCAGGCTGCGGCGGCGGGTGCGCTGTACGGCCGCCCGCACGAGTCCGGCGCTGTCGGTGTCGACGAGAGCGGGGGTGATGCCCGCCATCGCGTGCATCAGCTTCAGCTGCAATCCTTTTCCACCGACCCCGCGGACCTCGGCGCGCGGTCGGCGGTCGAAGGCGAGCAGATCGACGGTGTCCCCCGCGGCGGCGGCCAGACCGCCGAGCAGCAGGGCCGCCTCGATGCTCGCGTCCAGGCGCGTACCGTCACCCACCCGGCCCGCGCTGATCCGGCCGGTGTCCAGCAACATCAGCATGTGCCGGTTGCGCTCCGGACGCCAGGTGCGGACCAGGACATCGGTGGCGCGGGCGGTGGCGCGCCAATCGATGGCGCGCACGTCGTCTCCGGCGACGTACTCGCGGAACGAATCGAATTCGGTGCCCGGTCCGCGCAGATCGGCCACGTTGCTGCCCTCCAGGTGTTGCAGCCTCTTCACTTTGGAGCGCAACAGCCGTTCGGCGCGGAACGCGGGCAGCGCGCGGATTCGGGCGGGCACGTCGCGCCTGGTCTGGCGCCCAGCCAGTCCGAGCGGGCCGAGCAGCCGCACCGTGACCTGGCCCGCGACCCGATCGCCACGGTAGGTGGGCGTGAGCGTGGTGCGGAAACGGACCTTGGTGCCCGGGGCGAGGTCGAGCCGGTGCGTGCGGTGTTCGGGACGCGCACTGTCGGGCCAGTCGTCCCAGACCGTGCCGCGCAGCACCCGGGCTCCGGTGTTGACCGCGACGAGTTCCACCTCGGCCGAGCGCCCGAGTCGCACCGTGGTGAGCGCCTCGCGGGACAGCGTGAGATCGCGTGCCCGACCCACCGCGCCCAGGTCGACGAGCAGCCCCGCCGCCAGGACACAGGTCACCACCACCACGCCGGCCACGGAAGGCAGGACCAGGGTGACGAACAGGGCCGCCACGCCTGCCGCGGCGGCCAGCCGACCGGTGACGACCATGCGCTACACCGGGACCGGAACCGACAGCAACAGCGACGACAGCACACTCTCGGTGGTCACGCCGTCCAGCTCGGCCTCCGGGCGCAGATGCAGGCGGTGCCGCAGCACCGCGACGGCGACGGCCTTCACGTCGTCCGGCGTGACGAACCCGCGCCCGTTGAGCCAGGCGTACGCGCGGGCGGCAGCCATCAGCGCCGTCGCGCCGCGGGTCGAGGCGCCGTGCTGCACGGCGGGCGAGGTGCGGGTGGCCCGGCACACGTCGACGGTGTAGGCGAGCACCTCGGGCGTGATCGTCGTCCGGGCGATCGCGGCGCGGGCGGCGGTGATGTGCGCCGCGCCCGCGACGGGACGCAGGCCCGCTGCGGCCAGGTCGCGCGGATCGAAGCCCGCGGCGTGGCGTTGCAGGATGCGGAACTCGTCGTCGCGGCCGGGCAGGTGGATGTCCACCTTGAACAGGAACCGGTCCAGCTGCGCCTCCGGCAGCGGGTAGGTGCCCTCCTGCTCGATCGGGTTCTGGGTGGCGACGACGACGAACGGATCGGGCAGCGGCTGCGGTTTCCCGTCCACCGAGACCTGCCGCTCCTCCATCGATTCCAGCAGCGCCGACTGAGTTTTCGGCGGCGTGCGGTTGATCTCGTCGGCGAGCAGCAGGTTGGTGAACACCGGACCCTGCCGGAAGGTGAACTCCGCGGAGTGCGGGTCGTAGATCTGCGAGCCGGTGACGTCACCGGGCATCAGGTCCGGCGTGAACTGCACCCGGGCGTGGTCGAGGTCGAGCGCCGTGGCCAGCGCCCGTACGAGCAGCGTCTTCGCGACGCCCGGCACGCCTTCGAGCAGCACGTGGCCGCGGCACAGCAGCGCGAGCACCAAGTACATGACCGCGTTGTCGTTGCCGACCACCGCCTTGCCGATCTCGGCGCGCAGGGCGTGGAACGCGGCGCCCGCCTGCTCGGCCGTCGGGGTGGTCTCGGTGCTGGTCATTCGATCTCCTGTGGTTCGCGGGTGTTCCCGCATGCCGTGGGCCGGGGGAGGATTGGGCAAAGGCGTCTCATCCGACCTCCGATTCGATCCATTCGAGTTGGGCGGCCACCACCTGCAGCGTCCACGGATCGGGCACGGGACCGAACAAGGCCGCGCCGATCTGGGCGGTGTCGGCTCCGATGCGCGCGGCGAGCACGGCGACGATGCGGTCCGGCGGGGTGTCGGCCGTGATGCCGAGCGGGGTGCGAATGCGGCGCAGCGTGGCCGCCCGCAGTTTCCCGGCGACGTGATCGTGATCTTTCGAGCGGCGGTACAGGGCGGCCTGCCCGGCGAGCAGTTCGTTCGCCGCCACCTCGACGGGCCGGGGCTCGCGCACCAGCGCGCCCCGCCTGCGGGCACGCCACCACACCACCAGTGCGGCGGCGATCAGGAACTGCACGCCGCCGTAGAAGACCGGCGCGGGCAGCCGGTCCCAGATCGGGTCGTCCCCCGCTCCGAAGCCGGGGGCGTCCGGCGGCGGGACGTCGGGTAGATCCGGAGGCGTTTGCGGCGGCGGCGCCGGAGGAGCGGTCGGCGCGCCGCAGGATTGCAGGGCGCCGTAGACCAGCAGCAGCAACGTGGCCGCGGCGGCGAGCGCCGCCCAGAAGCGGGGGTTGCGCAGCAGACTCGGCAGCGGTGGCAGCCTGCGCTTGCTGCGCGGCGCCTTCTCCACCGCCTCTATCTCCACCGGTTCCGGAGCCGGCGGCGGCGCGGAAGCGGAGAACCGGTCGGCGTATTCCAGCCTGCGGTATTCGTCCTCGGTGGCGCGGCGTCCGCCGTAGACCACCTCGTCGAAACTGAGTGCGGCGGGCTGGATCTCGGTGGCGGTCTCGAGCGGTAAGGCGGTGGTCACGTCGTCGGCGGTTTCCCGCGCGGTTCGTGAGCGCCGCACCTCGAGCACACCACCCTGTTCCAGACCACGCAGCACGGCACGGAAGCGTTCGCGCAGGGCGCGATCGAAATCCCGGTGCTGGGCGGCCGTTTCGGCGGCGGCGCGATGATCGGCGGCCGCGCCGAGCCGTGGTGTGCCGGGCGCCGTGTCGTCGGTCGCGCCTTTGGTCAGCGTGACCTCGCCCGACTGCTGCGCCGACGGGCTTTCCGGCGGAACGGGACCGCTCACCGCGCCTCCTGCCTGCGGATGCGGATGTCCAATCCCTCCCTGCGGCAACGGCGGTCGACGTAGCACACCACCCGCGAGGAACCCTCGACCACTTCGCCGAACGCTGTCAGCAGCAGCACCGCCGACGTGGTCAGCACGATCACCGGCCACCGGTGGGTGCCGGAGAAGTCGGAGACGAACAGCGGAATGGCCAGCACCGGGACCGCCAGCAGCGCGAACAGGGCGCGCTGGACGATCCACAGCCCGGTGGTCGGCCACTCCGCGCCCTCCGCGAGCAGCTTGGCCCGCGCGATACCGTCCCGGTGCGAGGTGCGCTCGACGAACAGCACCGGCACCGCGACCCAGCGGCCGGCGCGCAGCCGGCCCAGCCAGATCGCCGCGAGCGGCAACGTCACGATCAGCACACTGCCCACCGTCAGCACGGCGACGCCCACCACGGTGAACAACAGCTGGAACACCAGCAACGGGCCGAGCGTCGCACCGAATCGGCGGAGCGCGGCCCGGCGGTCGATCGGCGCGCCGCCGACGGTCGCGAGCCCC
Above is a genomic segment from Nocardia sputorum containing:
- a CDS encoding DUF58 domain-containing protein, producing the protein MVVTGRLAAAAGVAALFVTLVLPSVAGVVVVTCVLAAGLLVDLGAVGRARDLTLSREALTTVRLGRSAEVELVAVNTGARVLRGTVWDDWPDSARPEHRTHRLDLAPGTKVRFRTTLTPTYRGDRVAGQVTVRLLGPLGLAGRQTRRDVPARIRALPAFRAERLLRSKVKRLQHLEGSNVADLRGPGTEFDSFREYVAGDDVRAIDWRATARATDVLVRTWRPERNRHMLMLLDTGRISAGRVGDGTRLDASIEAALLLGGLAAAAGDTVDLLAFDRRPRAEVRGVGGKGLQLKLMHAMAGITPALVDTDSAGLVRAAVQRTRRRSLVVWFTSLDGAAVEENLLPVLPVLAQRHRVLIVSVTDPEIAAAATRRDRLPDLYAAAAAESVLAERALVQESLRRTGIAVVAASPERLPEALADEYLELKQSGAL
- a CDS encoding AAA family ATPase, with the translated sequence MTSTETTPTAEQAGAAFHALRAEIGKAVVGNDNAVMYLVLALLCRGHVLLEGVPGVAKTLLVRALATALDLDHARVQFTPDLMPGDVTGSQIYDPHSAEFTFRQGPVFTNLLLADEINRTPPKTQSALLESMEERQVSVDGKPQPLPDPFVVVATQNPIEQEGTYPLPEAQLDRFLFKVDIHLPGRDDEFRILQRHAAGFDPRDLAAAGLRPVAGAAHITAARAAIARTTITPEVLAYTVDVCRATRTSPAVQHGASTRGATALMAAARAYAWLNGRGFVTPDDVKAVAVAVLRHRLHLRPEAELDGVTTESVLSSLLLSVPVPV
- a CDS encoding DUF4129 domain-containing protein; this encodes MSGPVPPESPSAQQSGEVTLTKGATDDTAPGTPRLGAAADHRAAAETAAQHRDFDRALRERFRAVLRGLEQGGVLEVRRSRTARETADDVTTALPLETATEIQPAALSFDEVVYGGRRATEDEYRRLEYADRFSASAPPPAPEPVEIEAVEKAPRSKRRLPPLPSLLRNPRFWAALAAAATLLLLVYGALQSCGAPTAPPAPPPQTPPDLPDVPPPDAPGFGAGDDPIWDRLPAPVFYGGVQFLIAAALVVWWRARRRGALVREPRPVEVAANELLAGQAALYRRSKDHDHVAGKLRAATLRRIRTPLGITADTPPDRIVAVLAARIGADTAQIGAALFGPVPDPWTLQVVAAQLEWIESEVG